In a genomic window of Clavelina lepadiformis chromosome 7, kaClaLepa1.1, whole genome shotgun sequence:
- the LOC143465649 gene encoding uncharacterized protein LOC143465649 → MANVLHSVQSRLKHRKVLGVGENSDGKIPRSKISQLLGDDHLEHVVIQDSNYPFGLRVIQWITCFYFGSLGLMYILYPHFNFLMGSAMTFDYRRLLNMIEDDEEESSSRESGHDSQGATLGDVDCDAQHCQVPIRMCGVAYLALTFLFVAVAVIHKDNRRAVRIALIVEAFYFLMDVIVSLLSGTTDFGDGAAIAVVVIKLLAATACLLYYRKTHHVRENLLKRQD, encoded by the exons CAAACGTGCTGCACAGTGTTCAAAGCCGACTCAAACACCGCAAGGTTTTAGGTGTTGGTGAAAATTCAGACGGAAAAATCCCACGATCCAAG ATAAGCCAACTTCTTGGCGATGACCATCTGGAGCACGTCGTAATACAAGATAGCAACTATCCATTTGGCTTGCGTGTCATTCAATGGATCACTTGTTTCTATTTTGGTAGTCTTGGACTT ATGTACATTTTATACCCACACTTCAATTTCCTCATGGGTTCAGCGATGACATTTGACTACAGACGTTTGTTAAACATGATTGAAGACGATGAAGAGGAATCCTCTTCACGTGAATCCGGTCATGATTCACAAGGAGCGACTCTGGGCGACGTTGACTGTGACGCG caacATTGTCAAGTTCCAATACGAATGTGTGGTGTTGCGTATTTGGctttaacatttctttttgttgCCGTTGCTGTCATACACAAAGATAACAGGAGAGCAGTTCGAATCGCATTGATTGTCGAAGcgttttactttttaatgGATGTCATAG TTTCTTTACTAAGTGGAACCACAGACTTTGGAGATGGCGCTGCTATAGCTGTTGTAGTAATAAAACTACTAGCTGCGACGGCATGCTTGCTGTACTATAGAAAGACACATCATGTAAGAGAGAATCTGCTGAAGAGGCAGGACTAA
- the LOC143465647 gene encoding uncharacterized protein LOC143465647, giving the protein MSSKRKSSKPIRVSEHEGTHNSIECLSQPAQNITTGFSNGISSAGSVGTTFQPLISNQSMNGFYVEPEQIGSFTPRRFSNPVGDDSSFNQVGMATQNTYSMDSQWLENNKQLQKAHHSAVPSPHLYDGKQHSPRVGNSGTQPTARKSSKTKYKFQRNSNIDVKYKCDVCLYCTNRSDHYKRHLITHSEEKPLKCSRCGYGTGRSDHFRRHLARHGFSPQEILQHCEMNGLKSAPHQGKHFLKATSTNGSVVGGSQNDQPRTYIVGDIRNAESSVVADKKFQCELCGYSTDRSSHYNRHVKTHTDKKPFHCTACGKTFKLDTYLKKHRCTVEVETMPLALSPTNDECVTAQLTFSAPSTFSGVGNEDFTAACAACGVWFHNQNDLSSHICPHMRTYLL; this is encoded by the exons ATGTCTTCAAAAAGGAAGAGTTCCAAACCAATCAGAGTTTCCGAGCATGAAGGAACCCACAATTCCATCGAATGCTTGTCTCAGCCTGCACAAAATATCACAACAGGATTTTCTAATGGGATTAGTTCCGCAG GCTCTGTGGGCACCACATTTCAACCTCTGATTTCAAACCAGTCCATGAATGGATTCTATGTTGAACCGGAGCAAATTG gGTCTTTCACACCCCGACGATTTTCAAATCCAGTTGGTGATGATAGTTCATTTAATCAAGTGGGAATGGCAACCCAGAACACTTACAGCATGGACTCGCAGTGGCTTGAGa ACAATAAACAACTGCAGAAGGCACATCATTCAGCAGTGCCAAGCCCCCACTTATACGATGGCAAACAGCATTCACCAAGAGTAGGCAACTCTGGTACACAGCCAACAGCCAGAAAATCGAGCAAGACAAAGTATAAGTTTCAGCGCAATTCAAAT ATTGATGTGAAGTACAAATGCGATGTTTGTCTTTACTGTACCAACCGAAGTGACCACTACAAACGTCATTTGATAACGCATTCTGAGGAAAAGCCTTTAAAATGTTCCAGATGTGGTTATGGAACTGGCAGATCAGACCATTTTAG GAGACATTTAGCAAGACATGGATTTAGCCCACAAGAAATTTTGCAACATTGTGAGATGAATGGCTTAAAATCAGCCCCTCATCAAGG AAAACATTTCTTGAAAGCAACCAGTACCAATGGCTCGGTGGTAGGCGGTTCACAAAATGATCAGCCACGCACCTATATAGTCGGTGATATACGCAACGCCGAATCTTCTGTCGTAGCCGACAAAAAATTCCAGTGCGAGTTGTGTGGGTATTCTACGGACCGGAGCAGCCATTACAACCGGCATGTGAAGACCCATACCGACAAAAAGCCTTTCCATTGTACAGCCTGTGGCAAGACGTTTAAACTTGACACCTATTTAAAAAAGCATCGCTGTACCGTAGAAGTAGAAACGATGCCGTTAGCTTTGTCCCCCACAAACGATGAGTGTGTAACTGCCCAACTAACCTTTTCGGCTCCAAGTACCTTCAGCGGTGTAGGAAATGAAGATTTTACTGCTGCATGTGCTGCCTGCGGTGTTTGGTTTCATAATCAAAATGACCTGTCGTCACATATCTGCCCACACATGCGGACCTACTTGTTATAA